One Paraburkholderia phymatum STM815 genomic window, CGGGAGATATCTTTCTGATCCAAATACGGCAATAGCTCGGGAGGCAGGAATTTTTTCTGATACTGCGGGCAGCGTAGTGTTAGACAATGCAAATCCGAATGCATATTTTATTGTCCCTGCGAACTATTCCATCGACAAGGCGATCGATTTTTCAAACGCGATTGCAGCCATGTTTGTCTGTAATGGCATGAGCTCTGCTTTTGGAATAATGACGGGCGCATTCTGGCCTAAGGGGTCGCAGGACCTGCAGCGCACTTATCCAGGGAATGATGGCCTGGATGCAGGGCAAGCCTTCGTGCCAGCGTTCACTAACGCTGCGTCATTTCATTTTGGACTTGTCTCCGAGTTATCCGGAATCGGAGAGGATACTGCCCTGCATGGTGGCGGTGCGCTTAATAGGTCTCATCTATACCTTAACACGATAAAGAATGGATTCATAAATTTGGCAGATCGGTTTGGAGCTAAATACGGGCCCACACCTTTACCCGACACCCGTGGAGTGGACGGCAACAATCCGAACAATGTCAAATCGATCCACGCCGGAGTTCTATTCGCAAGGGAATTGCGGCAGAGGTACGGCATCCACTCCCCCGATCTCGAATGTTCGTTGACGTCTCCATTCACTTCATCGAACTGACGAGATTTCAAAATTAGATGATCGGTATTCCGACTCAACTGAGAGATAACTCTCATCTGTCATCGGAACCAGCTTCGATGGGAAAGCGCGACTGTTCCCCGGAAGATAGAAATCTGGCGTGCGGCAAAGCAATGGGCCGCAAGCCACAAAATTTGGCGAAGAGCCTTGCGTGAGGAGTTCGTTATGCTGCAATTTCTGACAAACCGTACATTGACGATTGACGGTCCTGCCATCCCCCTTTCGTCCACTGGCGATCCAGTGCTGCAACTTCAGTCGATCGCGGGTACAGAAATTCTCTCCAGGATCTACAGGTATGTGCTGGATTGCGTCACTGTCTCTGATCTGTTGATGACCGATGCTGCCAGCCTCGATCTGAAATCGATGATCGGCAAGGAGTTGACCGTCACGGTGCAGCTGGATGGCATGGGTTCCTTCGTGCCGGGAATGACGGGACTGTCTGGTGCCGCCAATATCGGCAAAGGCATCCGGGAGATCAGCGGCATTGTTACGGAAGCACGATTTGTCGGTCAGTCAAACCGACAGGGCCACTATCGTCTGCTCCTCCAGCCGTGGATCACGCTTGCGGATCAGCAATCGACTTACAGAATTTTCCAGAATAAGACGGTCGTCGAAATCGTCGATCAGGTATTTGGTTCCTACATGTTCTCCTGGGACAAGCGCCTGAGTGCAGAATACAAGGAACTCGAATACCAGGTCCAGTATGGTGAAACGGACTTTATATTTGCCCAGAGGCTCATGCAGGAGCATGGCATTTACTGGTTCTTTGAGCACTCTAACAAGATCCACCGGATGGTTCTTGTCGATCAGCTTGGTGCCCACAAGCCGGTTGATAGTGCAGCATATCAGACTCTGCAGTATTACCCGCCCGGCCACAAGATCGATATGGAATATATTGACAGCTTCGACGCGAGCGAAAGCATTCAGTCGGGTCGGTGGACAACGAGCGACTTCAATTTCAAGAAGCCGAGGGCACGACTCGGAACCGAAAACGCGTTGCCGCGTGATACCGAGTTCAATGAACTGGAACGCTACGAATGGCCGGGCGACTATAGCGACACAGCCGTCGGAGAAGACTTCGCGCGGATACGAATGCAGGAGCTTTACGCGCCAGGCACTCGTGCTTGGGGGAGTGGCAATCTGCGCGACGTGGTTTGTGGCACAACGTTCACGCTCGCAGGCTACCCGCAGCAAAGTGCAAATTGCGAGTACCTGGTTGTCAGCGCATCGTTTGCAGCTTCGGAGCTGGGTGAATCCACTGGTGCGGGTGAGTTCAGTGTCCGCTCGTCGTTCGTCGTGCAACCGGCGACCGTCGTTTTCCGTCCTCCGCGCACTGTTCCGAAACCCCGCACGACTGGGCCTCAAACCGCCATCGTCACTGGGCCGGATGGACAGGAAATCTGGACTGACCAGTATGGCCGCGTCAAGTTGAAATTCCACTGGGATCGCTCGCCCGTGCGCAACCAGAAATCATCCTGCTGGGTACGTGTCGCGTATCCGTGGGCGGGGAACAACTTCGGCACGATCAACATTCCCCGCATCGGGCAGGAAGTCATTGTGGACTTCGAGAACGGAGATCCCGATCGGCCGATCGTGACGGGGCGCGTCTATAACGGCGCGAATATGCCGCCGTGGCCGCTTCCTGATAATGCCACACAAAGCGGGACGCTGTCACGTTCGGAAGACGGTAACTACGAGACGGCGAACGCGATCCGCTTTGAGGACAAAAAGGGACGCGAAGAGGTATGGATTCACGCTGAAAAGGACATGCGCACCGAGGTGGAAAACGACGAGGTGCACGCGGTGGAACATGACCAGACCATTACGATAAACCACGACCACACAAAGCACGTGGGCAACGATGAACAGGTCGATATCGGTCACGACCGCACCCACCGCATTACCCAGGACGACTCGCTTGCTGTCGGCCGCAGTCTCACCCTGACGGTGAGCAAGGACTACACCGGCAACGTTGGTAACAATCGCACCGAGAAAGTCGCCGCCGACTACCAGATCCAGACCGGTGGAAACGTTCAGCACACGGTGCAGGGGCGCCACCAGCTTCAGGCTGGACAAGGCATCGCTCGCAAGACCCAGGTCTATGAACTGGTGGCGGGAGAGCGGCTTGTTCTGAAGGCACCTGGCGGTAGCCTCACCATCGACAGCTCGGGTATTACCCTGAACGGCATCTCCATCCATCTCAAGGGCGCGGTGACCCAGGAGAACGGAACGGGCGGGGCACCAACCCTTAATGGCATTCCGGTGCCAGCGCAGTTGCCTGATCCGACCCATCTGCCGCTGTCTGACTAAACCCTCTCCCAATCGAACCCAGAAAACCTGCAAGGAAATGTCATGCTGATCAGTCTACCGTTTCTCCGCGCCGGCACGCAGGAAGACGATCCCACTCAACCTGTCACGACCTTGGGCGAGCGCGCCGGGAAGGGTGCATTTCCGGTCAGTCGTGAATTTAGCTGGCACGGAGGTATCCATCTGGACGCGCCGGGGAGTGGGGACAATGTAGAGCCCGTACGCGCGATAGCCGATGGCCAGGTCGTGTTCGCCCGCAACAGTGATGAGATCCCGCAGCACAGCGATGATCCGACGGTAATCGCAGCCCACCCGTTGCTGTACTACGCGGGCTGGACCAGCAATGGCGTGGTGATCCTGAAGCACACCACAGAGATCGGCGATAGGGTGAACGTCGAGTTCTACTCGATCTACCAGCACATGCACAAGGTCAACGTGTCGCGCGGCCAGAAGGTGTACCGCAAGGATAGGATCGGTTCGCCCGGCGCGATCTACGGCCAGCCCAATCGCATTCACTTCGAGATTGTCGCGGATGCAGCCAATGTTGCGGCGCTGATGGGGCGTAGCTCGGGGCCACTCACCGCGCCGCAGGGGCGCACCAACAGCCTGTGGGGTGATACGCATATCGTGTTACCCGCCGGCACGCCGCTCTATGCAACAGACCCATCCGCTATCACAGCGGGGCACCCCGCCTGGCAAGTGCCGGTGCAGGCGACGACGACTGCACCGGCGATTGTAACTATTAGCGAGGCCGCCGGCCTGATTACGCTAACCACGCGTAGCACCCGTGGAACGGTGCTGGGTACCGCCACACCGGAAGACGGCTACGGGCTTTACCAGCGAGCCTTGCAGCGCTACCCCGGCTGCCCGAGCGCCGGCTACGAGATGCTGCGCTTTGGCCGAGTGATCGGACCGGATGCACCTGCCGCTGGCGATTTACATCAGGGGCGTCTGCCGCACATCCGCCAGATACGTTCGCCAGTCGATCATACGGCGGTTTATGCGGATCTGAATGGTCCCGGCGTCAGAGTCTACAGCGACGCGGACTTCCCCGACTGGCTCGGCTGGACCTATATTGACGACGACACTGACGGCAACAGTAGATGTGACTCAGATGTACTGATCGATATGCTCGATCCAAGCGCACCGCCGGCTGCGGGTCAGCCGGCGCCCGCAAGCGGAGCTGTTGCGCAGACACCTGCCCGACAGCAGGCACAGAAACGACGCGAACGCATCGCGCGAGCCTACGCGCGTAGTCTCGATGGTCCAATGCGTGAACGGCTCAGTTACTGCGTGGTAAAGATGCCGACTGATTGGTCACGCGATGACTTCGATACGCGCTGGGGCTGGGTCAAGGGCACCGATCCGAATGATCTGCCGGCCAACGTATTGTTGACCACGTGCATGAGCGACGAAGCTTATACGAAGTTTAAGCAGCATCACTCGGCGCTGGCCTTCTGGGAGGATGCGCAGGCGCAGGGCCTAGCACTAGACAAGCTGCACTACCATTTTCATCCGGGACGGTTTATCCAGACATTCCGGAAGTGCATGTGGCTATCAGAAGCAGAGCTTTCACGCGTCTACCCTGATAACCAGTACAACCACCGTGAAACGCCCGATCCAAGCGGGCTTCGAGAGAGGTATAGAAAGCAACTTAATCAGGTGACTCGAAAATATTTCATTAATACAGCAACACGATTGACACATTTTCTCGGCCAAGGCGCCGTGGAATCTTTCAGTCTTGCACGCATGGTCGAGGCATCCACCACGCACTTCCATGCAAGCATTCAACCAGAAACCGACGGTTACTACAACGATTTGCATGACACGTATTTTAACTATTTGGAAAATAGACTTGGAAACGTGGACACTGGTGATGGCATAAAGTACCGAGGCCGTGGAATGAAGCAACTCACCGGTCTAGCGAATTATGCGTCATATTGGGTTTATCGGGGGTGGCTGGATAAATCTACGTATGATCCGTCGTGGTGGCTTAAAACCCACGGGCATATCCGAAAACCAAACATCGCCGATCCACAACGCGTTAGTACTGACCCGTACAATTGTATCGATACGGGGGGGTGGTATTGGACCGCTGGTGCTACTCGACTGCAAAATAAGACGATCAATAGCGTCATCTCGGAAGGCGAGCTTTCCCATCAGGCCGTTTTTGATGTGTCAGCTGCAATAAACGGTATAAATTCGCACACTCACGAACCTAACGGACTCGGCGATCGCGAAAACCAGACTTTGCGCATCTCGAAAATCATTGTGGACAAACCATGAAGAAGCTTATCGTAAATGGAATCTGGCTGTTGACATGTGTTCTAGCCGTGAGCGGCAGTGCGTACACGAAAACCATAGTCGAGTTGAAAAGCGGTATGAGGATAAAAACCAGCGGTTTCTCATCCTCTTGGAACATCCCCAACCGCGGAACCTGTGTGGATGCGAAGAAGGACAGATGGAGATTGACCGCTTGTTTTTACGACAAGGCTTTCGACAACGCTGCTCATGCAGAAGGATTTCTCCAATACGGCTCACTGTCCCAAGAGAATAAAGAAATGGTTGGGGAAGACCTTCCTGACAATGCACTTGTCTATGTCAGCGGAAACTGGACCTATCCAACCCACAACATCGAAATCGGTGATTTCGATGTTTATGAAGCGGATCGTGTACTGTGTCATGATGACCCCCCTTCGGGGCCGGATCAAGGCGACGATTGCTATTTCTCCGCTGCTCGTTATAAACCAACAGGTTCGAGCTCAATTGCCACTTTTATTTCGACAAGATACTTGAAGTCTGGCGATCAATCCAAGCAAATACTTTGGATTCGCGAATTTATAAGGTCTATTAAGTTTCTGCCGCAATCACACTAGAAATTTAGTCATTTACATAACTCTCCAATTGAGGTTCTTATGCGTCCAGTTGTTCTAGTAGGTCATCGCCATTCTTGTCCTATACACGGTATGGGCACCGTCACCAATGGCACGAGCGGAGTAACGGTCAATGGCCGCGCCGTGGCTCGTATCGGAGACGGAACGAGTTGTGGAGCGACTATATCCACTGGCTCTGCCTCAACATTCGGCGGCGCGGGTGCCGCCCGTAAGGGCGACACCACCAGCCATGGCGGTACCCTGATCGATGGCGATGATGGCTGGCTCCTGGACTAACTGGAGGAGCAGAAAAGCAGGCAAACCTGACGTGACCTATCAGGTCATTGCGGCAAACGAATTGGTTCCGGAAACGTTCAGGAATCACGACAGGCACGGGTTCAATGTTTATCTGCAAACGGCATTTGCCGCCCGTCAGGGCCAACTACTTGCAGGACCGGATGGTCGGCCGTTGGGATTCATCAGGCGGCTTCGACAGGAAATTGCGGCACCATCTGTATTTTCGGTGGACTCAGCCGCGACTGCGGAGATTGCTCACCTGTACGAACACGCTGGACTGTTCGCGTGGCAGGAAACATCTGAAAACGTCGCGACGTGGGATGCATCGCGTATTCTGCAGTCTGTCGTGCAGGCTTCGATGTCGCTCCAACTCTGCGAGGACGGGGATTACGACCGGTTGGCCATATTCGATCCGTTTCTCCGCGCCGGCGCGCAGGAGGACGATCCCACTCAACCTGTCACGACCCTGGGCGAGCGCGCCGGGAAGGGTGCATTCCCGGTCAGTCGTGAATTTAGCTGGCACGGAGGTATCCATCTGGACGCGCCGGGGAGTGGGGACAATGTAGAGCCCGTACGCGCGATAGCCGACGGCCAGGTCGTGTTCGCCCGCAACAGTGATGAGATCCCGCAGCACAGCGATGATCCGACGGTAATCGCGCCCACCCGTTGCTGTACTACGCGGGCTGGACCAGCAATGGCGTGGTGATCCTGAAGCACACCACAGAGATCGGCGATAGGGTGAACGTCGAGTTCTACTCGATCTACCAGCACATGCACAAGGTCAACGTGTCGCGCGGCCAGAAGGTGTACCGCAAGGATAGGATCGGTTCGCCCGGCGCGATCTACGGCCAGCCCAATCGCATTCACTTCGAGATTGTCGCGGATGCAGCCAATGTTGCGGCGCTGATGGGGCGTAGCTCGGGACCTCTCACCGCTTCGCAAGGGCGTACCACCAGCCTGTGGGGTGATACGCATATCGTGTTGCCCGCCGGTACGCCACTCTATGCTACCGACCCGTCGGTCGCGACTGGTGGCCATCCCGCCTGGCAGGTGCCTGTGCAGGCAACGACCACCGCCCCGATGATTGTGACGATCAACGAGGCCGCTGGGCTGATTATGCTGACCACGCGCAGCATCCGGGGAACGGTGTTGGGTACCGCTACACCGGAAGACGGCTATGGTCTTTACCAGCGAGCCGTGCAACGCTACCCTGGCTGCGCGAGCGCGGGCTACGAAATGCTGCGCTTTGGCCGGGTGATCGGGCCGGATGCCCCCGCTACCAGCGATCTATATCAGGGACGCCTGCCACACATCCGGCAGATTCGCTCGCCGGTCGATCATACGGCGGTCTATGCAGATCTGAACGGCGCCGGCGTCAGGGTCTACAGCGACGCGGACTTCCCTGACTGGCTGGGCTGGACCTTTGTTGACGACGATACTGACGGCAACAGCAGGTGTGACTCCGATGTACTGATCGATATGCTCGATCCAGGCGCACCGCCGGCTGCGGGTCAGCCGGCGCCCGCAAGCGGAGCTGTTGCGCAGACACCTGCCCGACAGCAGGCACAGAAACGACGCGAACGCATCGCGCGAGCCTACGCGCGTAGTTCGATGGCCCGATGCGGGAACGGCTCAGTTACTGCGTGGTAAAGATGCCAACCGATTGGTCACGCGATGACTTTGACACGCGCTGGGGCTGGATCAAGGGCACCGATCCGAATGATCTGCCAGCCAACGTATTGCTGACCACATGCATGAGCGAAGAAGCTTATACGAAATTTAAACAGCACCACTCGGCTCTGGCCTTCTGGGAGGATGCGCAGGCCCAGGGCTTGACGCTCAACAAGCTGCACTACCATTTTCATCCGGGGCGGTTTATCCAGACATTCCGGAAGTGTATGTGGCTCAGTGAAAAGGAATTCAAACAACTCCTCCCGATGGAGGTACTGCGTGAGGCTGGTCAGACGACGTACTACGAATCGGTCTCAAATTCAAACGCTACGGGCCCGGTTGCCACCAATCATCGCGTTCCGCTGAACAAATCTTTGCGCAAATATCGCATTAATACAGCCGAGCGCATGGCTGCGTTTTTTGGCAATGCGCTGGAGGAAACCCAGTGGCTCGGCAAACTGCATGAAGATAACCAAAATCACTGGTACTACCCGTGGGACGGTCGCGGATTTCTGCAATTGACAGGACCTGGCAACTACATCAGGTATTGGGATTTCCGCGGCCGCGCGGCGCAAATGTCTCAAGCCACGCGCGATAGGCTTTTACGTGCCTACGATCAGGCAAACCATGACCGTCCACATGCACAGACATACATCGCCGATACGGTTAGCGGTGTAACTGCGGTGATGCTCGGATGGCGCCCACAAATCAGCGCCGAAAATCAGACCTTCGGATCATTAACCGCAGAGGATCTGCTATGTCCGTCGGACAGCGCAGGGTTCTACTGGGCACAGTCTGCAATGGCGCGCTATGCCGATCAGGCAATCACGCTGGAACGTCGAACGGTTGGGGCAATCCATCCAGTTGACCATCATCACCCCAATGCGCCAAATCCTGTTCTCAACAAGGTTTACTATCACAGCGAAAACTTTCGGGATGCATCCGCGACCGTCAACCTACCAAGCGCCGTAGGCCACCCGAACTCCCACTTCAATGGGTACATCGCTCGTTGCGTGGGTTTTGCACAAGTTCTGTGCCGTGCTGGGAGAGTACAAGTTTCCTGATGCGTCAGGCTCTTTCACGTTGGCCTTCCCGGAAAACCGGGTACCGAGGAGAGTTTAATATGCGTTCGAGTTCATGCTTCCGGTTCGTATTCCAATGCTTTCTGCTGGTAGCGATATCTCTTGCGTCGCTCTGGGCTATCGCCGGAGATAGTTCGCCAGTCAAAAGTGGAACCAAGGAGTTGGTGACCTCCGTCCTCCAAAACCAGATTGATGGATTTTCCGACGGAAAAATGGCGGTGACGAAAGAATGCCACGTGCACTACGCAGATCAAAAAATACCACAATCGATATCGAGCAGATTCACCTTAAATTCAATTTGCTTTGATATAGATATCGATCAACAAAAGGAAGCTATTTCAAATCGATACGGCGGCTCCTATAACGAAAGCACTAAAAAATGGACTGCGTATTACGTTGACGACCGCGATAAGAGGCTGCTCGCGCCGGTAACGCATATCTATCCCATCAACAATGGCAACAATAGTGGGTTTGCTCGGACGACTGATGAGGTGATTGGCGATCCAGATCAACGGGTTCGCTTCTTTTCCTATTGCCTCTTTCACGGTTCAGACGCCCTTTGCGGTGACGGGCAGGTGCTAAAACTCCGTGATCCCAAGGTCACCCTATTGCCATATGCGCTGGGTTTCCTGCGTAGCGTGGATTTCGTAGATCCGGCCGCCGTACTACCAGCTGGTCCCGCCAATCCAGCGTCCGCAACGGATCAGTGAAATCAGTGAGTTCGTGCTGGCTGAGTACAAGTTTCCAGGAAGGGCGTCAGCGAAGAAGATCCTAATATGTACAAGCAAATCTGCGCAACCATGCTTTTATCCTGCCTCATATGTCCACCCTCATTTGCTTCTACTACGGCAACGGAGAAGCCAGCAACTGCGGGGGCAAAGCTTGCGGTGAACATGGGCGAAGGCTGCGCAATAAGCGTGGCCGACCTATTTGCTGGCCATCTGGCCAGCGGGATGGCGATGAATGCTTCCTACTGGACTGACAGGCCTCCAGTTAAGACCACTATTGGTGACTTCGCTGTCAACTTTGTTTGCTCACACGCGACAGAGACATCGAAAGAGCAAGTTGCCAACCAGCATGGCGCCACCTACGACAACAGCGCCAACAGGTGGACCTTGTATTTTGAGAGTGCAAGGGATAGGCATATGCTTTCGCCTGTAACCCATATCCACATCATCAAGGCGCTCAACAGCAGCGGCTTCTATACAACCCAGGATGATGTGGATGGCGATCCAAAGCAGCGCGTTCGTTTTTTCTCCTACTGCCTCTTTCATGATTCCCTAGCCATATGTGGAAGCGGACAGGTCATGAGGCTCTCCGAGCCGAAGGGTAATCTCTTGCCATATGTACTGGACATCTTGCGTACCGTCGAGTTCGTAGATCCTGCCACTGTCAAACCGGCCAGTCTTGACGATGCCGCTTCTGCGACAACTCAATGACATCGGTCAGTTGCGTAAGTATGCATCTGCGCCCACTACTCTCCCGAGTGCCATTGGCCCACTGGACGTGTAAGGCTCTTTCACGTTTAACCCTCCCGGAAAACCGGGTACCGGGGAGAGTATGAGATGGTCTTCAAATTTCTATTAACTTTTCTCTTTGGCGTCGCTTCTGTCGGTGCTTTAGCGGATGAATCTGCGTTGGCGACTGCCGGGCATGGATTTCCGGAACTCGTTACTGTACAGTCGTGCCAATTTCGGATCACCGATAAATATCACGGATCGATCTTGACGCCACGAGCGGAAAATGACTTCAAATTTGCCGGCTATAGTACAACTATCACCACCGATGGAAAATCGCGAGACTTCGGATTTTCCATTGGCTGCGATAGCGATATCGCAAGTACCGATGCTGTGGCAAATCAGCATGATGGGAGTTACGACGCTAAAACAAAAAAATGGGTCGCCCACTACGACGATGCAAGTGACAGGCAGTTACTTTCGCGAGTGACGCATGTATATCCATTGAAAACCGTCAACGGCAGCGGGTTTGCGCGGACAACCGATGAAATTACTGGAGATCCGAATCAACGGATTCGCTTCTTCTCGTATTGCATCTTTCATGGCGCGAAAGCCTTGTGCGGCGATGGCAAAGACATGAAGCTATCGGACCCAAAGGGTAATCTACTGCCTTACGAGTTGGATGTTCTGCGTACAGTCGAATTCATAGATCCGGACACTGCGAAACCTGCCGGCCCCGCCAATGCGGTTTCCGACGCATCCGCAACTCCGTGACATGCAGTGACGCACCGCGACCAGCACAAGCCATGAAAAAGTCTATCGTAAATGGAATCTGGCTGTTAGCATGTGTTCTAGCAGGCTGTTGAAATACCTCCAGCGCACGTCATCCGCGCGGGAGGGGTAAACGTTGAAATGAAGGATCGAACAACACTGAGACGGAAGCGATGCGCGGAGCGGACG contains:
- a CDS encoding type VI secretion system Vgr family protein, which translates into the protein MLQFLTNRTLTIDGPAIPLSSTGDPVLQLQSIAGTEILSRIYRYVLDCVTVSDLLMTDAASLDLKSMIGKELTVTVQLDGMGSFVPGMTGLSGAANIGKGIREISGIVTEARFVGQSNRQGHYRLLLQPWITLADQQSTYRIFQNKTVVEIVDQVFGSYMFSWDKRLSAEYKELEYQVQYGETDFIFAQRLMQEHGIYWFFEHSNKIHRMVLVDQLGAHKPVDSAAYQTLQYYPPGHKIDMEYIDSFDASESIQSGRWTTSDFNFKKPRARLGTENALPRDTEFNELERYEWPGDYSDTAVGEDFARIRMQELYAPGTRAWGSGNLRDVVCGTTFTLAGYPQQSANCEYLVVSASFAASELGESTGAGEFSVRSSFVVQPATVVFRPPRTVPKPRTTGPQTAIVTGPDGQEIWTDQYGRVKLKFHWDRSPVRNQKSSCWVRVAYPWAGNNFGTINIPRIGQEVIVDFENGDPDRPIVTGRVYNGANMPPWPLPDNATQSGTLSRSEDGNYETANAIRFEDKKGREEVWIHAEKDMRTEVENDEVHAVEHDQTITINHDHTKHVGNDEQVDIGHDRTHRITQDDSLAVGRSLTLTVSKDYTGNVGNNRTEKVAADYQIQTGGNVQHTVQGRHQLQAGQGIARKTQVYELVAGERLVLKAPGGSLTIDSSGITLNGISIHLKGAVTQENGTGGAPTLNGIPVPAQLPDPTHLPLSD
- a CDS encoding peptidoglycan DD-metalloendopeptidase family protein, with the translated sequence MLISLPFLRAGTQEDDPTQPVTTLGERAGKGAFPVSREFSWHGGIHLDAPGSGDNVEPVRAIADGQVVFARNSDEIPQHSDDPTVIAAHPLLYYAGWTSNGVVILKHTTEIGDRVNVEFYSIYQHMHKVNVSRGQKVYRKDRIGSPGAIYGQPNRIHFEIVADAANVAALMGRSSGPLTAPQGRTNSLWGDTHIVLPAGTPLYATDPSAITAGHPAWQVPVQATTTAPAIVTISEAAGLITLTTRSTRGTVLGTATPEDGYGLYQRALQRYPGCPSAGYEMLRFGRVIGPDAPAAGDLHQGRLPHIRQIRSPVDHTAVYADLNGPGVRVYSDADFPDWLGWTYIDDDTDGNSRCDSDVLIDMLDPSAPPAAGQPAPASGAVAQTPARQQAQKRRERIARAYARSLDGPMRERLSYCVVKMPTDWSRDDFDTRWGWVKGTDPNDLPANVLLTTCMSDEAYTKFKQHHSALAFWEDAQAQGLALDKLHYHFHPGRFIQTFRKCMWLSEAELSRVYPDNQYNHRETPDPSGLRERYRKQLNQVTRKYFINTATRLTHFLGQGAVESFSLARMVEASTTHFHASIQPETDGYYNDLHDTYFNYLENRLGNVDTGDGIKYRGRGMKQLTGLANYASYWVYRGWLDKSTYDPSWWLKTHGHIRKPNIADPQRVSTDPYNCIDTGGWYWTAGATRLQNKTINSVISEGELSHQAVFDVSAAINGINSHTHEPNGLGDRENQTLRISKIIVDKP
- a CDS encoding PAAR domain-containing protein, with translation MRPVVLVGHRHSCPIHGMGTVTNGTSGVTVNGRAVARIGDGTSCGATISTGSASTFGGAGAARKGDTTSHGGTLIDGDDGWLLD
- a CDS encoding M23 family metallopeptidase → MTYQVIAANELVPETFRNHDRHGFNVYLQTAFAARQGQLLAGPDGRPLGFIRRLRQEIAAPSVFSVDSAATAEIAHLYEHAGLFAWQETSENVATWDASRILQSVVQASMSLQLCEDGDYDRLAIFDPFLRAGAQEDDPTQPVTTLGERAGKGAFPVSREFSWHGGIHLDAPGSGDNVEPVRAIADGQVVFARNSDEIPQHSDDPTVIAPTRCCTTRAGPAMAW
- a CDS encoding M23 family metallopeptidase; its protein translation is MLYYAGWTSNGVVILKHTTEIGDRVNVEFYSIYQHMHKVNVSRGQKVYRKDRIGSPGAIYGQPNRIHFEIVADAANVAALMGRSSGPLTASQGRTTSLWGDTHIVLPAGTPLYATDPSVATGGHPAWQVPVQATTTAPMIVTINEAAGLIMLTTRSIRGTVLGTATPEDGYGLYQRAVQRYPGCASAGYEMLRFGRVIGPDAPATSDLYQGRLPHIRQIRSPVDHTAVYADLNGAGVRVYSDADFPDWLGWTFVDDDTDGNSRCDSDVLIDMLDPGAPPAAGQPAPASGAVAQTPARQQAQKRRERIARAYARSSMARCGNGSVTAW